Proteins encoded within one genomic window of Spirochaetales bacterium:
- a CDS encoding helix-turn-helix transcriptional regulator produces MKRMYRVIIFFLLIIPLTLLAPVVLHFFDRPWYVFPSILASDKRYIEITKSPSEAGGPLIEEFAYDSEKLLAAFAPGTNERLGESTGIAFRFDVKHPFVDISGYDYVRLKIGKATHRQRLRLVIRTAETDFSEADQKNKETIGNYAATVDITPLQPVYTIRMAAFSAEEPNDAGTSLSEHSTGVAIFNKVSAFRIFFKSGSGESEDGEIKSFIFEEIAFCREMGVYGYMVTGGLVIYYAALLITGLYVKRKSNDPLVRHKNPRFKMDRDVEAERIGTYIEEYYCCPDISTTKMQRVLGIPSFRIYNLIKEKYHQSFKQLINTIRIEEAKRLLEKSDLRIIDISCKVGYRDTSYFNKIFKQSTGISPTEYRERHGE; encoded by the coding sequence GTGAAACGTATGTATAGGGTTATCATTTTCTTTCTCCTGATAATTCCACTCACTCTGCTCGCACCGGTCGTTCTGCACTTTTTTGACAGGCCGTGGTATGTCTTTCCTTCGATACTGGCGTCGGATAAACGGTATATCGAGATAACGAAATCCCCAAGCGAGGCCGGCGGGCCTTTGATTGAGGAGTTCGCATACGATTCGGAAAAGCTGCTTGCAGCATTTGCGCCCGGGACAAACGAACGGCTCGGAGAGTCGACCGGGATTGCCTTCCGGTTTGACGTGAAACATCCCTTTGTCGATATTTCAGGATACGACTATGTTCGTCTGAAAATCGGAAAAGCGACCCATCGACAACGCCTGCGGCTTGTCATCCGGACAGCCGAAACTGATTTTTCCGAAGCAGATCAAAAAAACAAGGAAACAATCGGGAATTATGCCGCGACAGTCGATATAACGCCGTTACAGCCGGTTTACACAATACGAATGGCGGCATTTTCCGCAGAAGAACCAAACGATGCCGGCACCAGTCTTTCTGAACATTCCACAGGCGTGGCGATATTCAACAAAGTTTCCGCGTTTCGGATATTTTTTAAAAGCGGCAGCGGTGAATCGGAGGATGGTGAAATAAAATCGTTTATATTCGAAGAAATCGCTTTCTGCAGGGAAATGGGCGTCTATGGATATATGGTGACGGGCGGTCTCGTTATTTATTATGCCGCATTGTTAATTACCGGTTTATATGTAAAACGAAAATCAAATGATCCCCTTGTTCGTCATAAAAATCCGCGGTTCAAGATGGACCGGGATGTCGAAGCGGAACGTATCGGCACGTATATCGAAGAGTATTATTGTTGTCCCGATATTTCTACGACGAAAATGCAGAGAGTCCTGGGAATACCTTCGTTTCGTATTTACAATCTTATAAAAGAAAAATATCATCAATCGTTCAAGCAATTGATCAATACAATACGCATCGAAGAGGCAAAACGGCTGCTTGAAAAATCCGATCTCAGAATTATCGATATCAGCTGCAAGGTCGGCTACAGGGATACCTCCTATTTCAATAAAATCTTCAAGCAGAGTACGGGAATATCTCCGACGGAATACAGGGAACGGCATGGTGAATGA
- a CDS encoding FxsA family protein, with protein MFDIGVILKLFDKGFVIRLLLLSLLYTLLPLSEIFLIIYMSDFFGQYLLLALAASTGLFGVLIALVQVNTILTSLKEKIRKGEYPAQEFINLAGILTGGILLITPGFITDFIGLLMFFPPVRNHIGRFITKKLDKQLKEIHEYLKLYEL; from the coding sequence ATGTTCGATATCGGTGTTATTCTCAAACTATTCGACAAGGGATTTGTCATCAGACTCCTCCTCCTTTCACTCCTCTATACGCTGCTTCCCCTGTCGGAGATCTTTTTGATTATATACATGAGTGATTTTTTCGGTCAGTATCTCCTCCTTGCCCTTGCCGCGTCCACCGGCCTTTTCGGGGTGCTGATCGCCCTGGTACAGGTCAATACGATCCTCACGTCGCTGAAGGAAAAAATCAGGAAAGGGGAATACCCGGCACAGGAGTTCATCAACCTTGCGGGGATTCTTACCGGCGGCATTCTCCTTATCACCCCCGGTTTTATCACCGATTTTATCGGCCTCCTCATGTTTTTCCCGCCCGTCCGCAACCATATCGGACGCTTCATCACGAAAAAACTCGACAAACAACTCAAGGAAATCCATGAATACCTGAAACTTTATGAGTTATAG
- a CDS encoding GGDEF domain-containing protein translates to MNLIEGRFQSEIWMGLNSFCTKNNIDLVIFNGKLLKPFYKYDNQSNIIYEYVNNKIVDGLVIPSLLFLFGKNRQGVVQFIRKFKNLPVVSLGLPINGLLNVMIDQKAGMRSLCEHIIIHHSAKNILFISGQESHPDAVIRLNVLKKVLKENNMKMNPDLLGFGNFTSRSAEKIVQNVIDKNIKFDAIIAANDEMAIGAYTTLQNNNIKVPKDVIVTGFDDIDDMKYLVPPFTTVRQPLFEMGEKAGELLLKKINNEIISGNAVERAELVIRESCGCLLFSSKININNNIRINKNKETIECFLKEKNRIVPYMKSVLMSGEEINIDYDDLLNSFFDMFVKDISSESNADILVKYINDVFIHNIIIGSQNVYNWKQSLEIMKNFIYRNIDADSGVSSRIDEIFYKIDMMLLKFTQRAESYKNFVIDRNIWELSLILRSIRTASRYSELRNAVYNNLKILGIKTVYIFLYEKFFENYRQPDFKIPKKAQLFVKYEQVKEDHVEKGFIKTNELLPHEIFSAREKKTLLVFPLCSEIVHFGYVVYEMSNVENFIYESLTEQISSTLYNIYQLDMRRQAEDQLRDALVELKALNKELHNLSVRDELTGLYNRRGLLLIGEERFNNTKSNERFAILYGDLDDLKVINDSFGHTEGDFAIKTISDILRNTLKSADIEGRLGGDEFVVIIDNISDENDVGIIIEKIQKNIEAFNKASKKPYNLSITFGYSIFDKNKYIAFSQMLKEADKRLYSFKKKKKPDFTIIKTKKK, encoded by the coding sequence ATGAACCTTATCGAAGGCAGATTCCAATCCGAAATCTGGATGGGGTTGAACAGTTTTTGCACAAAGAACAATATCGACCTCGTTATATTCAATGGAAAATTACTAAAACCGTTTTACAAATATGACAATCAAAGCAATATCATTTACGAATATGTCAACAACAAGATCGTCGACGGGCTTGTGATCCCTTCGTTATTGTTTTTATTCGGTAAAAACAGGCAGGGTGTCGTTCAGTTTATCAGAAAATTCAAGAATTTGCCTGTCGTCAGTCTCGGTTTGCCGATTAACGGTCTGCTTAATGTCATGATCGATCAGAAGGCGGGCATGCGCAGCCTGTGCGAACATATCATCATCCACCACTCGGCCAAAAATATTTTGTTCATCTCGGGGCAGGAAAGCCATCCCGACGCGGTAATACGGCTCAATGTGTTAAAGAAAGTTCTCAAAGAAAACAATATGAAAATGAATCCCGATCTGTTGGGGTTCGGAAATTTCACCAGCAGATCGGCGGAAAAAATCGTACAAAACGTTATCGACAAAAACATCAAATTCGACGCAATTATCGCCGCGAATGACGAAATGGCGATCGGGGCGTATACGACCCTGCAAAACAACAATATCAAGGTACCGAAGGACGTTATTGTAACGGGGTTTGACGATATCGATGACATGAAATATCTGGTGCCGCCGTTCACGACGGTAAGGCAGCCTTTGTTCGAGATGGGTGAAAAAGCGGGAGAATTACTCCTGAAAAAAATAAATAATGAAATCATCTCCGGCAATGCGGTGGAGAGAGCGGAACTTGTCATACGGGAATCATGCGGATGTCTTTTGTTTTCCTCCAAAATAAATATTAATAACAATATACGCATAAACAAAAACAAGGAAACAATCGAATGTTTTTTAAAGGAAAAAAATCGTATAGTTCCTTATATGAAAAGCGTCTTGATGTCCGGCGAAGAAATAAATATCGATTATGACGATCTTTTGAACAGCTTTTTCGATATGTTCGTCAAGGATATTTCTTCGGAAAGTAACGCGGATATACTCGTCAAATATATTAATGATGTATTTATCCACAATATCATTATCGGGTCCCAGAATGTCTACAACTGGAAACAGTCTCTGGAGATTATGAAGAATTTCATTTACAGAAATATCGATGCCGATTCCGGTGTGTCGTCCAGGATCGATGAAATATTTTATAAAATCGACATGATGTTGTTGAAATTCACGCAACGCGCCGAATCGTATAAAAATTTCGTCATCGACAGGAATATCTGGGAACTGAGTCTGATTTTAAGGAGCATTCGAACGGCTTCCAGATATTCGGAATTGAGAAATGCCGTTTACAATAATTTGAAGATTCTGGGTATAAAAACAGTATATATCTTTTTGTATGAAAAATTTTTCGAGAATTACCGGCAGCCTGACTTCAAAATTCCAAAAAAAGCCCAGTTATTTGTAAAATACGAACAGGTCAAGGAAGATCATGTCGAAAAAGGTTTTATAAAAACGAATGAACTGCTTCCGCATGAAATATTTTCCGCGCGTGAGAAAAAGACCCTGCTTGTTTTCCCATTATGTTCGGAAATCGTACATTTCGGCTATGTTGTGTATGAAATGAGTAATGTGGAAAACTTTATATACGAGTCCCTGACCGAACAGATTTCTTCAACCCTCTATAATATTTATCAACTTGACATGAGAAGACAGGCCGAGGACCAGTTGAGGGATGCGCTGGTGGAACTAAAGGCACTGAACAAGGAACTGCATAATCTGTCGGTAAGGGATGAGTTGACGGGCCTCTACAACAGACGCGGCCTTCTTTTAATTGGAGAAGAGCGGTTCAACAATACTAAATCCAACGAACGCTTTGCCATTTTATACGGCGATCTGGACGATCTTAAAGTCATCAATGACAGCTTCGGTCATACCGAAGGGGATTTCGCAATAAAAACCATCTCCGATATTCTGCGGAATACATTAAAATCCGCCGACATAGAAGGCAGACTGGGCGGGGATGAGTTTGTCGTGATTATCGACAATATCTCCGATGAAAATGATGTGGGTATCATCATCGAAAAGATACAAAAGAATATCGAAGCGTTTAATAAAGCCTCAAAAAAACCGTACAACCTCTCGATCACTTTCGGATATTCCATCTTTGACAAGAACAAATATATTGCATTTTCGCAGATGCTGAAAGAAGCCGATAAACGGTTGTATTCATTCAAAAAAAAGAAAAAGCCGGATTTCACGATTATCAAGACTAAAAAGAAATAA
- a CDS encoding sigma-54-dependent Fis family transcriptional regulator, whose protein sequence is MIRLLLIDDDPRLHETLGMVLSDEYTIISAYTGEEGIEKALIAQPDVVLLDVNLPDTDGISVLAAICSTITHPPVVMLTVSEDIKTAVKAIKTGAFDYINKPYELDELKDVLARAIRHRFYCREAPSSVYKNRIIGVSPAIQSIRTAVEKYAQTDSAVLVCGESGTGKELVAEQLHRLSYRRTGPYVKVNCSALPDSLVESELFGSEKGAFTDAVKKIGLFQQAEGGTILLDEIGEMSPFIQTKLLRAIENKEIMRIGGRETIKLDIRIVAATNRDLKQAIAEKTFREDLFYRLHVLTVTIPPLRDRKEDIPVLASHFTGILSSGEAVISDSAMDKLTNHSWPGNVRELKNVLERALVLSEGTTITPGTIVFP, encoded by the coding sequence ATGATCAGACTGCTTCTCATCGACGACGATCCCCGCCTTCATGAAACCCTCGGCATGGTGCTTTCGGACGAATACACGATCATTTCCGCGTATACCGGGGAAGAGGGTATTGAAAAAGCATTAATCGCGCAGCCGGATGTGGTGCTTCTCGACGTCAATCTGCCCGATACCGACGGTATCTCGGTCCTCGCTGCGATATGCTCGACGATCACCCATCCGCCCGTCGTCATGCTGACCGTATCCGAAGACATAAAAACGGCCGTTAAAGCAATAAAAACGGGTGCATTCGATTATATCAACAAACCCTACGAACTCGATGAACTCAAAGACGTTCTCGCGCGGGCGATCCGCCACAGGTTTTATTGCAGGGAAGCCCCGTCATCGGTCTATAAAAACCGGATCATCGGGGTAAGTCCCGCGATACAAAGCATCAGGACGGCTGTCGAAAAATACGCACAAACCGATTCGGCGGTCCTGGTGTGCGGTGAAAGCGGTACGGGGAAGGAACTGGTCGCGGAACAGCTGCACCGGCTTTCATACCGCCGTACCGGTCCGTATGTGAAGGTCAACTGCTCGGCACTGCCGGATTCCCTCGTCGAGTCCGAGTTGTTCGGTTCGGAAAAAGGGGCGTTTACCGACGCGGTAAAGAAAATCGGTCTTTTCCAGCAGGCTGAGGGGGGTACCATTCTCCTTGATGAAATCGGGGAGATGTCCCCCTTTATCCAGACGAAACTGCTTCGCGCAATAGAGAACAAGGAGATCATGCGTATCGGCGGCAGGGAGACCATCAAGCTCGATATAAGGATTGTCGCGGCAACCAACAGGGACCTCAAACAGGCGATCGCGGAAAAAACATTCAGGGAGGATCTATTTTACCGGCTTCATGTCCTGACGGTGACAATCCCGCCGCTCAGGGACCGGAAAGAGGATATTCCGGTACTGGCATCTCATTTTACGGGTATTCTTTCATCCGGAGAAGCCGTGATTTCCGATTCCGCCATGGACAAACTTACGAACCACTCATGGCCGGGTAACGTCCGTGAATTGAAAAACGTCCTTGAACGGGCGCTCGTTCTTTCCGAAGGAACGACCATAACCCCGGGGACGATCGTTTTCCCTTGA